The genome window CTACAACTTGAATGACCTTTAAGGACGTTGCCACAATTAAGCAAaggggctgctgctgctgctgctggaccAAAACAGTGTAAAACCAAAACAGGCTAAGAGCAACCATTCGCTGCCTGCCCACCAGAGTCCTCTttcctctctcctctcctctctttCCTCTCGCTTCCCATTCCTGGCTGGTTGCTGGGCAAGTTCTCAGTTGGCAGGCCGCGAAAACGAAACTCGTCCCACGGCAAATTGGCCGGCATATAACTCGTTTGCTGTCATGAATgccaaaatgaaaacgaaaacagaaaaccgaaaacgaatgcgaaaaacgaaaaaccaaaatacGCGAAAAAAGACGACAAAATGTAAGGCGATCTGGTCGACAAAGTTGCTGCCGCAGCAGTTTTTACTATTTAGAAGTGGCTGCCGCAAAGTGTTGCAATCAccatcgtcgttgtcgttgtcgtcgtcgtcgttgcagCCACCCATCAAATGCAGTTAAACAGACACAGCACAATCTGGGTGTTATGGCAATTTCCATTTGGCCAAGagcaaaccaaaagcaaaaaccaaaatccaaagaccaaaaacaacaactcgcAACTGGATGTGGACGTGGACATGAAAATGTCGCCAGTCGacgcaccaaaaaaaaactgcgaGTTCCTCAGTACGCTGCTTGCTGTAGTTCCTCAGGCAGAGCGAGGGATGTTTTACCTGTAAATCGAATCTACGTAAATTTCATTAGTGCAACCAGAAAGTTAGATTCAAGCAAGTCTAAAAGCGAGATGTCCTCTATACATTCAAAAggattattttgttgttggatGACAGATTAACTAAACCAAGACAAGATGAATagcataatatttattattcaaacgtaatgaaattttcaaaaaacatttcaaactCTTTTCTTTAGCTATAAAATGGAAttgatttccatttaatttagaattaCACTAATGATGGATAAACTTTGACAAAATTCGGTAATTTTTGATATATGCGACAGGAAGTTATCTACTTCTCCTAGAtacatattttctatatttctatatatggTATAGTATGTTTCCGTAGCTAACTATTTGGTaattacaaatcaaataatcgtaattaaattttcagcaaacattaaaaatgtttttattaggcacacataatataaattgtattatctGACAAGCGAAAGGTTTCTAAGTCATTTGAATTACAGTTGTCAGTTGCTAATAATCAAATATCAACTCagaattaatacaaattaaaacaaatcatATGATGAGTGCTTCCAGACTCTATTCAACCCTGAAAAGTCTGGAGCGTAGAGGGAAATGCGCACCAAAGGtttaaagtaaacaattatttctctttattttgaaattataatgaagAGAAAAGAGTTACCATTTTAAACTTCCACTTAAATTTTGGCTATATTAATGCTTATAGGTTCTAAGATCTGTGGGTTCATATACACAGAAATTTGTTTACTTCTCCGACTTCTTCTCTAATcgaattataaaataaatatattttcttgataCTTTTGTGCGAAGATAACTTATATCACTTCGACTGAGATTGCTGTCTATAAATTTCGGAAGTGTTTCCCTCCTATCTACTTTCGCTTGGCATCTCTTCCTTTCCTCCTTGGCGTTGCAGCCCTCGCGTTGGGCAGTTGgccaaggcaaaggcaaaggcagcgATGCAATTGCCGCAGACGAACAATTTGTGAAACGTTGCCTTTGGCCCCGCCTTGAGGTTAAAGTTTTGATGACGATTGCCCACGGCTGGAGGCTGCTGCGCTTACATAAGTTTCGGCTAGCAAAATCAGGAAGCAGTTAAATTGCAAcgccctctccctctcccagCGATAGTGCTTGAATTTCAGCtgattactcatacgccacgtgTACTGTGTGCAGTGGGAATGCAGCTTGGCAAAGCTTGGCGAATGCAAAGCGTGCAGGCTAAATGCTCGACTAATTATGTGGTAAATGAAAGTGTTGCAatgctgccacgcccactcacacacacatacacacgcctatccttgctgctgctgctgctgctcgagtTGATTGACTCACTGACACACTGACGCATTTCGTGTAGCTGTCGCTACCGTTTAAACTGCCTCCAgctgccaaatgccaaatgcgtTTGCCACCGTCTGCCCTCTTCCCTCTCCCCCTCCATCAATTGTCCAACTTTTCAAGCGTgctcaattttgtttttccttttctacTTTTTTGCTAAACATTTTCCGGCGGCCcgtttggttttattttgctgttagcgttattgttattgtttttttgcggcttttcttttgtgcAACATTTCGTTAGTTACTGTTGAACGCGTTTTCAATGCTGCAAGAAAAACATCTGGAAAATGCCCACACAAAAAAGGTGTAGGAAACTCTACTATTGCATATTTGCTGAACTCATAATagcataattatttaataataagtattatttaatatcaatttgagattcaaacattttcatatagtatttaaagtgGCGACTCTATTGATAAGTCTTTACGAGCGTATAATGTAATACAATCAAATAAGTTTGGAGCTTAGTCTGTCAATCTCTGTCAATTAGCCAACAATAAACCACGCTGCCTATTGCCACACTTCAGTTCAATTTACATCAAACCGCTAATTTGTTATGGCTGCGAAATCTTTTGCAGAAGTTTTTTCCTCTCGATTGTTGAATGTTTGAACACAGTTATCGCACATTGGGTTAGTTTACTTTGCACCTTGCTGACGAGAGCATTCATTGTTCAGTCTAcatcaaaaattatataaaaaatgggAAATATCCCTATAGTAAGTGTCTTCATCCTTGAATTAAAGATACATTTGAAggatttttctttataataattgttaaaagtgaattaatgaaacataaaaactattttatcAGTATAACttaaaaaaggaaatgcaagcaaaagtgaatagtaaaaaaattgtatatactatatattttatgcttcaTTGAATATGAAACTGTggaacaaaatttgtttacttaaacCAACACAAAACTTAAGTATTTGTGGTGAATTCTTTATAAGAATTTTAACTACAATCTATTCTATACAAACTTTAACTACAATCTATTGAAATATCTATATGTGCTTCAACAGTAATCTATTGTactttctatataaatatcaacttttgaattttctatacaaattttaactACAGTCTACTGAATTTTCTATGTCTATTTCAACTAGAATCTATGGACAACtgttaattacaaaaatatagaacATAGTTGGAAGTATTTTAAGAAAGTTGTCATAACTTTAGCTGTAATTCTAGCAACATTTATGCCAAAGATAAAGTTAACAAACATCCTCGAACACATGCATAAGTTATTAAGGTAGTTGGGCTTTCTTCTTCTGGTTCCCACAAGCAAGTGCTCAGCCTCCAAATACCCTTTCTTTCAATGGGCACAGGTGTCTCTGAAGAAGCTGCATTGCCCAAATCCAATAATAAACAGGCTTATCTCCAAGCATAGGTATGAGTGCATGTAgtagacggacggacggacggacggatgGCAGACAGACTTGCATGTCGAAACGTGCTTTGTTCACATGGATTTCCCACAGAGTCATACCATAAATATACTCTTATTATGCGagtataaacacacacacatactcataaAGAGAGACTCATATGCATAAAAGTACTTAGCATGAGTACGtgttaaaatttgttttcaccTCAAGCGATTTTTCAACTTTATGCACTCTCGTATGTGGtaataacaacatttaaaCTTGGCCAACTTCCAGCCAAAAAGTAcgaaacaaatacaacaacaaagagcaataataaaacaaaaagtgtatGTACAACAATATTGGTTTCAATGTCAGAGAAAAACGTgtgttgcaaattaaaaaaaagtatcatAGCTGCTACCCCGCCATCAACATTTAAGCTAACACCCAAATTCGTTTAACTATGGATTTTCTTTTGAACTTGCTGCCTATTGCAAAGTATCttggcaaatcaaataaaaccGGGCACTCTCGAATTAATTTCAAGGCTGGTTTTTCGAGGGGAATTTACAGCATCAGTTTACgcctaataaatatttgtgtgtgtgtgtgtgtgtgtgtgtgtgtgtgtgtgagagtgtatCTGTGTATATTTAGCGAatcaatatcaaatatatttgtcatatgtatatttgtatgttatttatttatttataatttattgccGCATGCGTGTGGCATCATTTGCAAATGAGCCGCGTCACTTGTTTGACTTTAGGGCGGGGTCCAAcaagttgccgttgccattccCCGCCGAGGGTGGCTCGACAAGTAGTGCATCGTCTGAATATTAGTATTCATCTTATTGCTCACAGCTGATTGACATTCATTCGATTCTCAGATACAATTGTCAATGTCTCTTTTATCTTTTATAATATGCAAatacgctcacacacacacgcacacgcacacactttaCTTACTTACATTTCACGCCTCTTGACAGCTCTCAATCAGAAATCACTCTCCCCATccaaattccaattccaaGTTAAtttgcgtgtatgtgtgtgttccaTACTCGCGTTACGCAGCCACGTGCACCTGATTTGCTTGCCGGGCCAATAAAACCGTTATACACgaatacacacactcagacacacacacacagacacacgctcGCAAGACTATGCGGTAATTTTCCCGTCAACGTCGACGCTTCGATTACGTCGTCTTTTCAAAGTACTTTGACTgataaacagcagcaataataacaaacgacaacaacaaaaacaacaacaacaacaatagcagccgccgcagcagctAAAGGCATCACTAACCTCAGACaagcaaacgcaaaagcaaaaataaacgCAAATGCAAACGCAAAATGCCAATCTGCTGTAGGAGTGAGGGGAATGGCTAGAGAAGAAGCGAAAAGAAGCCGGAAggcaaaaatataccgtaaagttgttttcattttaatttctcattttATATCTCGCATATGTGTCTGAAATGAGTATTTGAGtacgtctgtgtgtctgtctatgtgtgtgtgtgtgtgtaacccATTGACAAcaaaccgaaactgaaactcaggctacaaaaaaaataatcggACACGGCACAAAAATGATCACCCAAAACGAACCGAAGAcagctggcaaaaaaaaagatgaaagaGAGCTCCAGCAGAGAAGGTGGGCAGTGCCAGACTAGCTAATCACCTGCAGTTCTCTATGCACGAGTGCAAGTGTTTGCACTGCTTGCACAAGTTCGAGCAAGCAGTGCATTTTTTTAAAGCATTCAATGGCTGCACTAAGCTGCATGGTAAACTGCTCTGCTGTCTAGCATACCCTTCGCAAACACTTTCACTGCTTACAGGGTacaaagataaataaataaatacgctCTTACAATGAAGTGCAAAAAAATGCGAATTGTTTGACTGATGTACACACACCTTAAAATGGCttgctgtgtatgtgtgtgtgtgtgtgttgaaaacACTtttaacacaaaaacacataaaaattaCACTTGAATGCCCTTTAATGACTATTGCATATGCGTAACTTTCACTCGCTGATATTTTTGGATAATTGGATAAATGCGGATCTTGGAAAACAATAAATGCGATATGATACATATCATTAAGTTGTTATAGAATTTGAACTTAGCATCCGGCTATGCGTGTGTAATGTTTATTGCTCTTTTTTACAACAATGGTTCTCCATAACTCTCCATGATTGCTTCATGTTTTAATCGAGCTCCCATTGCTTTAATGCGCGAGTTGTTCGTTCACTGAACCTAACACacaaattaatgaatgaatgaatgaatcattcattaatttataattcttgACGAATTTGCTTGGCTTGTAAAAAATGTTGTAGTCCCCCTCAGGGTAAATGCTTATTTTTTGCTTAATGTTgagttaattataatatttgtttgctgTCAATTCTAGCTGTGCTCTGTTTCATTCATGTCTGTGgacttgtttattatttcacaatgTAAAATGTTACATAAATTGCATAACAATTTAACGTGTTTTGCGAGAAtcaacaaaaggcaacaaacaactcgcctgtcaacacacacacatactactacattcatataataaatatgcacgcatgtgtgtgtgtgtgtgtttgtattattttttgtcgAACTGATTTCAAGGTTGTGTCGctaaaatttcaaaaagatgatgcgaaaaagaaaacaacaacaagcaaatggCCGCTTAGTGGGTCAAATTGTTGTGCGTTGCGCCCTTTTTTTGCATGTATTCGTATTCTGTCTGTGTGTTAGTGTATGAGTGTGAGCGTGAgtgtgagagggagagaatgTGGGCAGTGTGCCACGCCTCAGagttaaaatgcaaaaaatgtacaataatGTGCAATACTTATGCTGTGAtttatggcaaacaatttgtgaCTGAGCCTCAaattttttacaaataaatcaagAAACATTTTCGCGAAGAGAAGGGCGGCCAAACGGGAGTTAAACGCAGCGAATAAGCAGCAAAACCTTAGCCTAAAATAtcattgtatgtatgcaaacataaaataagATCAATAGATCAACTTGTGAGGCATCAATGTCAAAGCAATCGTCAGTCACTGATCACTGGTTGGTCACTCGTCCACTCTGACTCGGTCTCTGGCTCTGATGTGATGGTCAACTTGAGATATGCTCCGCTTGATGATGATCTTCATCATCGCTGTTTCTTTATCGCGTTGTCTTTGTCTGGCCCACACAGCATACCCTGCAATCTAATTAGCATCTGCATAATCGATTATCAATAAAAAGCTTAAAGCAAAGCTCGCAACTCTCAACGCCAAGAcattaattaagttaattgcaaaacttatttgaaaataaaataaacagcaGAAGTATTCATCCCCATTTTCAATCGATCGATGGGGagataattgttatactgatttataatattttgatattcaaaataaCGTACATTATTTCTTATCGTACAAGCTTAGCTTAAAGATTTCAACACCAAGCAGTAATTAACTTAATTGCgaaacttatttaaatgaaaaccaGCAGTAATAATCATCTCTGTTTTGGGAAGATAATTGTAATACTGACAGCTTAACATCCCTACtatatttcgatatttaaTATAACACCATTTATTTCTTATCATGCAGCCATCTTCTCGACCCGAATCGGATTTTACACTCGACTTGCCGCGCGCCGAGCAGCTGCGCCTCAAAATGGAAAAGGAGAAAAAGTTCCGCCAAAGATGTCGCTTCATCACCACGTTTCTAAGTCTGGTCTTCTTTCTGTTGACCGTTATGGTTGTCAGTTTGGTTTTAACGCGCGGCAAACGCATGTTTGGCAGCATGATTTAGCCAAATAAAAACGGAACAGAGCAAACACTCTTTAACTAATCTTTAtgtatagtactatatattaaTGATGACTAACTACTTAGCTAGCTGATTAAATATCGCATAATTATGTAGActtactatatactatatgtaaatGGATTGAGAAgattgtaaacaaaattaaagtgCCGTAGTAATTCATAGAGATCAATCATAATAACATACGAAAATTCGAAAAGGCGTTTAGCAAAAACAGAGATACTAATTTTTAGTCTTTAGTCGTTAGGCATATTAgattgtttgttgtgttttggtGGTTTTGGCAACCGCAGCCGCAgtattgttaataaattatttttgtgatcTTAGCTGTTAAGTTTGTCAGTGCATTTTTGTGTAAGTCGAACAGAAAGAAGGATAATGATTATCATAATATGCTTGTGTATCGTATTAATTGTTAAGTCgaacaaaataaagtaaaagtcaagaataaataaatgatggATGATTTTAAtcttttggatttttttttttaacatttatttcaagttGTAGACACAATTGTTACAAgcaatattcaatatacttGTACAACTTATAGTTATAGTAAGGTAAGTGtacaaaattagttttaaaagcATTGCAACTCTtacattacatacatacatatggtatttattattgttatcacaaatgttttttttgtttttgtttgaaacATGAACTTCAACTGtttgcattgtgtgtgtgtgttaagttTGAGAGAGAACTTTGCGTATAATGTAAATCTTAAGGCAATTATACAGTTAGGTTAGTACGACTACAATAATACACTACAATTAcaatcgttgttgttattgttgttgttgttacacaCTGAGCAACTGAGAAGGCGAGTTTCTTAACTGAGAATCGTGTAAAGTGGGTTTTTTTGCGTGGTGTGTGTTGCAAGTTACTTTTTCAGCAAGCTATCATGGTTATTTGTTATCGTTGCGACTTCATAAGATGCGTATACTCTGGCGATTGACCTCGAAGAGCGTATGATCCTCGTCCTCATCGCTGTTCACATCCTCAATGGCCATAGGCAGCGGTGTCAGCTCCTGATTCGCTCGATCCCCTTGCACACCATATTTGCGCTCAGCGCGTGACAAGCGCAGGCTACAAACGAAGAAGAAGTGAATAAAATTCCAACCTTATCAGCTCGTGAATATGCAAATGTGTGCGTGTCAAATGGTGAAATCTAAATGATCTTCACACGCACACGCtcacatatatactatatacatatatgcactACTTACCGATAAACGCGAGCAATCAACAGCAAAATGGCTGAACTTGTTATGCCTACAAGCACGTAATAGACAGGCGTAAAGGAGTCCGCAAAGTCATCGCCTTTGGTCTTGGAGCGTTCTATGTGCACATTTTCATCAACGGGCATGACGACAGCCTCATCAGCTGTCGAATGCACGTTTTCCCCACCCGCCGATTGCTGTGGGGGGTTCAacttctgctgctgtggcgTTTCATTTATTTCCACTGTTTTTCCTGCCTCTACTTTTGTTGGTGTTACAGTTGTAGCTTCAATTTCCGCATGCGATGGTGGTGATAGCGGTCGTTCTTTTTTCACTGAAATTCCCTTAGCAGCAACGTTAGGTTCTGTGTCATTTTTAGTTGCAGCCGCTGCGtcgatttgttgttgatgtagCAGCAATATGAACAGCAAGAGTGCAACACTTAACAGTTGCCAACCATGTGACGTTTGCTCCATTTATATTTAGTGCCTATTTACTACTTTAAGCGCCAAATGGGTTACACGTATTTGTTGTGACGTTTTCAAAAATTCGTCGGCTTtgttattactatttatttacacTGACTAGGGCTACGTAGCTCACAATATTGTTATCGTATCGGTTTTCAGTTttcgttatcgataacattgtATCGACCTGCCAACTTACGAGAAACAATGCTGCCACACTATCGAAATCATGACTGTCATTGGCTAAACCAATTTGGCAGCATTGTACTTCCTTTTAGATGAAAAAGTGAATTTTGTGCAAGCGCTAAtagaaaaacatttatatagttaaattaaagttgaaaatgtCTAAAAATTGCGTACACTTTATGCGTAACATTCAACAATATCTCGCAACAGGTAAATTGGTGTTTTCACGCATCGCAATTGCCCTTTTTAAAcgttttgtgttgtgtgtcaGTGATTGTGAAAATGGCGaacaaaggaaaaaaatacGTGTGCTCCAAAAGGGAAATCACGACGTCGTTACAGATTTAATGTCAATGAAATACGTTGAAGAGACATTTTTGTGCACCCAATCAACATGCAACTGcattaaaagtatttgcaatgcaattaaaattgcaaatgctaCGCccttctatttatttttttacgcTGGTTCGTCATCAtcactgtgtatgtgtgtgtttggtgtgtTTATTTAATCAGGAAGTTAAATTATGCTagtgcatacatacaaacaaacatgcaCAAGTTGCCACTTTTTCTTGTTAGCGAACTTACACACACCTGCAATCTCGCATATGcaggtgtatgtgtgtgtttatgtgtgtgagtgtatgctGCAAGGCTATGTAAACGCAAGCTTTAACTGttattacatatacatacacaaagTGTAAAGCTGTGTTTATTGCACATACAATGCCAATATGATAATAACagatattttattgttgttatgtATCGCAATAAAATGACATTGAATTTTGACAATTGGAGTTGAAGCGGGGCCTactttattaacatatttctctttttcatatactttattttcagattaaaaaataaatataaaagatatatttgtataatatctcttacaaattgtaaaatttaaattgccaaAATTCCGACCAAAATACCCAAGACGAGATCTGGAGCTAAGCGACGTCATCAGGATAGTCAAACCACATCTTCGGTTGTTCTCTCTacacaacatcagcatcagcggcaacagcaacaatcgcagcaacaacagcagcagcagcaacaacaacaccacgAACGGGTAGAAGGCAAACAAGATTTGCCATCGGCTACCAA of Drosophila nasuta strain 15112-1781.00 chromosome 3, ASM2355853v1, whole genome shotgun sequence contains these proteins:
- the LOC132793895 gene encoding uncharacterized protein LOC132793895 — protein: MEQTSHGWQLLSVALLLFILLLHQQQIDAAAATKNDTEPNVAAKGISVKKERPLSPPSHAEIEATTVTPTKVEAGKTVEINETPQQQKLNPPQQSAGGENVHSTADEAVVMPVDENVHIERSKTKGDDFADSFTPVYYVLVGITSSAILLLIARVYRLRLSRAERKYGVQGDRANQELTPLPMAIEDVNSDEDEDHTLFEVNRQSIRIL